The stretch of DNA GTCGCTGATATTACAGATGTCTTTCTTTTTCTTAAAATTATCGGAGGTGGAGATGAATTGCAGGGGATCAAAAGAGGGATCATGGAAATGGTAGATATCATTTTCATTAATAAAGTAGATGAGGTCAATCTACAAAAAGCAAAAAGCACAAAACTTGAGCTAAAACGTGCACTGGATTTTATTCCACCTAAAGAAAAAGGCTGGAAAGTTCCTGTTTTATTAGGTTCTGCACTTCAAAATGAAGGATTGGATGGTATTTATAATACTATTGATGAATTTATTGCGCTGAAAAAGAAAGCAGGAAGCTTTGAAGGAGTCAGAATCCAACAGGCTGAAAAGCGATTTGAATATTGGGTTCAGGAATATATTTTAGCCCTAATGAAAAAAAAGGATTCCGTAGAAGAGGCTTATCTTCAGCATAAAAAAAATGCTTCAGCTATGATTTCAAATCCAAGTACTGAAGCAAAATTATTTGTTGAAAAATTTCTTTCTAACGAAAAGGACCATAATTAAGGAGTGGTCTCATTTTTTGAGATGTACCCGTCATAGGTAATCGGCTGTCTGTCATTACTCCTGATTGAAGTAAATGCTTTACTGTTTTTATAGACTTCTATAATAATTTCGCTTACATTACTTACATCGTTGGGCTTTATTTTTACAATCCAGTTTCCTTTTTTGTTTTGGGATTTATTTACAGTAAAATCTTTTGAGGAAAAGCGATAGCTGTTTTTATCATTGTTTCCGTACGTTGGGTTAAACAATCTTCCGAAATAGGGAAGGGTAACATTTACAACGTTATTTTTCAATTCAATAGTATAGGTTCCGTCAAGCTGGAATATTCTTGTTGATGTTGAGTTCGGCATCGAATTGACGATGTTGATCACATCATAATTGGTAGGATTGGCACGCTCCGCATGAAAAGTAAACTCCTGCGAATTGACTAATGCGTCTGTTATTTTGGAACTTACTGTATTCTGCGAAGAACAACTTTGGAAAAATACTAAAAGTCCAAAAACAAATATAAGTGAAATATACTTTTTCATAAGGGTAATAATTAGTACTTTTAAATAGCAAAATGTATGCAAATATATTATTTTGGAATAATAATTGTTAAAGTTGAATTATCAACACCCTAAACTATGAAAATAACTTATTTATTAGGAGTAGGAGCAATGGCTTTATCGCTTGCAGCTTGTACCACAAACCCCATTACAGGGAGATCTTCTTTGCAATTAGCCAATAATTCAGAGATTTTGACGATGTCTTCACAAGAATACAGGAATACATTATCGAAATCTAAAATTGTAACTGGTACGGCAGATGCAAAAAGAGTGGTAACTGTAGGGAGTAGGATAAAAAATGCAGCAGAAAGATACTACCAAAGTATCGGAAGATCTGCAGATCTTGCTAACTATAATTGGGAATTCAATCTTATACAGAGTAATGAGCTAAATGCCTGGGCTATGCCGGGAGGTAAAGTTGCTGTATATACAGGTATATTGCCGGTAACTAAAGATGACAACGGTTTGGCTGTTGTATTAGGTCATGAAGTTTCTCATGCTTTAGCGGGTCACGGTAATGAAAGAATTTCTCAGGGGATGGTAGCCCAGTATGGGGGAGCCATTTTAGGTGGAACCATTACCAATGCACAATGGGCAAGTGTTTTCCAAAGAGTATATCCTATAGGATCACAGGTCGCTTTATTAAAATACGGAAGGAATCAAGAATCTGAGGCGGATAAAATGGGACTATATCTGATGTCCATGGCTGGTTATGATCCAAGGGCAGCAATTCCTTTTTGGAGCAGAATGGGAAGTGCTTCTTCAGGAGGAAACAGACAACCTCAGTTTTTATCAACCCACCCTAATCCTGAAACCAGAATCTCAGATATACAAAGGGACTTACCAAAAGCTTTAGAATATTATAAGGCAGCTGGAGGTAAAATATAATAGATTTCAATTCTGAATAATAGCCTTATTAAATTTTTACTAAATTTGATAAGGCTTTAAATCACTTAAACACAATATTATGAAAAGTATCTCAATTACAGGACTTGTACTTCTAGCAGTTTCAGCTTTACTTTTTTACCTAACGACAGACTTCGCTGTTGAACAGATTAAACTGTCTCATATCATGGGAATCATGGGTGGGATTGGAATCGGGCTTATTATTGGCGGAATGGTAGGGTATTTGAGTAAGGGAAGTGCAATGAAAGAAGAGCAGAAAAGAAGAGAGTTTAAACAATTGCAGAAAGAAAAAGAAGAGTTGGAAAAACAAGCTGTTGAAATTGCAAGACGTCAATTCGAATTGGACAATCAGAATAAAAATCAAAATCCTCAAATTTAATATTTGAGGATTTTTTTATAGATGTTATTTTCTTCAGATTAGAATTTGTATCCTAAACCTACCATAAATAGGTTGGGACGATTGTCATATCTGATTTCTTCTCCTGATACTCTGTTGACAAAGTTTCTTTGATCCTTACTGAACGCGCCTTCATACCTTGCATTGATCAGTAATTTTTTAATTTCAAGTTGCGCTCCAAACTGATAGCCAACAGTAAAGTTATCTCTGGCGTTTTCCTTGAAATCATTGAATGTATCTTCTTTGCTTAAGTTATAACTTGCAACAGGTCCTATAAATACTCCCAGCATGTCACCCAATACTTTATGTCCTACAAGTACCGGTAAATCGATACGATTGCTTCTTACATTAAATGTAGTATTAGATACAGGGTCTGTAAATTCGTTCTTAAAAGTAGTGTAATATAATTCCGGCATTAAGAAAAATGCCATAGGAAGGCTCGCTTTCACGGAAAGCCCGATGTTAAACCCTACATTGTTTTTACCTTTGTTTTCTATTGTTGCACTTGCCGTATTAGAGATGTTTCTCCAAGAAGGTGATCCTGTTGGAAAAATTAGATTGGCTTTACCTGCAAGAGAAATCTGTGCAGAAGCGAACATAGATAGGCCTAATAGTGCTACACTAAATATTTGTTTCATTTTCGTCTAGTTTTGTGATCGTATTTTCAATAGTTTTATTATTCTCGAGTAAATACACTCTCAATTCTTTAAATAGCTCTGATGAGTAAACGAAATCGATAAGATTTTTATTGCCTGCAGTGATCAGAATATCTTTATTTCCTTCCCATTCTTTGATCCCTAGTCTCAGGTAAACAATCTTTTCACCAATCGTCATTACAGAGTTCATGTCATGCGTGTTAATGATTGTGGTTGTGTTATATTCTTTTGTAATTTCAAGCAAAAGGTCATCAATTACATTTGAAGTATATGGATCCAGCCCTGAATTGGGCTCATCACAGAATAAATATTTTGGATTGTTGACAATAGCTCTTGCAATAGCTACCCGTTTCTGCATTCCCCCGGAAATTTCTGATGGGAATTTTCTGTTAGCCTTATCTAAATGTACCCTTCCGATTACCTCAAAAACTCTTTTTTTCTTTTCTCTGAAACTAAGATTAGTGAACATGTCCAGTGGAAACATAATATTCTCTTCCACGGTTAGGGAGTCAAATAATGCACTTCCCTGAAATACCGTTCCGATTTCCGAACGTAAATGTTGTTTTTCATCACGGGTCATGGTATTGATGTCTTTACCATCAAACAGAATTTCTCCTGAAGACGGCTGATAAACATTCAATAAACTTTTAAGGAATACCGTTTTTCCGGATCCACTTTGTCCGATAATAAGATTTACTTTGCCTTTATCAAAAGAAGTTGAAATTCCTTTAAGTACTTCAACGTCACCAAAACTTTTTTTAAGATCTTTTACCTCAATCATTAGCTTAATATTAATTGGGTTAATATTAATTCGGAGATGATGATGAACACCATGGTCCAAACTACAGCTTGCGTACTTGCTCTACCTACCTCCAGTGAACCTCCTTTTACAAAATAACCGAAATAAGAAGGAACCGTTGCAATAACAAATGCAAAAACGGTAGTCTTTATAAATGCATAATAAATAAATAGATTAGGCATGTACATTTGTATCCCTGTTATATAGTCGGATTCGGTCCAGTTTCCTGTAAGCATTCCGGCGATATAACCTCCACCAATACCAAATACAATGCTAATGGCAATAAGAAGGGGGTTAAAAATAACGCACGCAATTATTTTTGGAAGGATCAGAAAGTTAGGAGAGTTTACTCCCATGATATCCAATGCATCAATTTGTTCGGAGACCCTCATTGTGCCTATACTCGAAGCAATATATGAGCCTACTTTACCGGCTAAAATTAAGCTGATAATAGTCGGTGAAAATTCCAATACCAATACAGCTTTTGTTGCATATCCTACAAATGAAGTAGGGATAGGAAAAGAAGAAGCATCAAAATTATTAAACATCTGAATGGCTACTACAGCTCCAACAAATATAGATGTGAATATAACCAACCCGAATGAGTTGACTCCCAAATCGTTTATTTCTCTCATAAACAGCTTCCAAAAAACCCTCATTTTCTGGGGCTTTTGCATGGATTTACCAAGAAGGATCATATATTCTCCAACCGCTGTAAAAAACTTTCTTAACATTCTGCTAAATTAGACTTTTTTTATTAAAGGATTCTTTATTTTGCTTTTTTATCTCCACCCACCATCAACAAAATAGTTTTTAAAATAATGATCAGATCCAGGACAAAACTCCAGTTTCTTACATAAAAAGCATCTGCAAGGACACGTTTTTTCATTTGAACCTCTACATCTCCCAAATCCCCCCTTAAACCGCTAACCTGTGCCAATCCCGTAATTCCTGGATTCACCATACTTCTAAGACTGTATCTTCCAATTTTCGGTTTGTAATAATTATCTACAGCCAGCATATGTGGGCGGGGGCCTACGATAGACATCTCTCCTTTCAATACATTAATAAATTGTGGCATCTCATCCAGGCTTGTCTTCCTCAGAAATTTCCCAAATTCTGTAATTCTGGAATCATTCTGCGATGTTGTTTTCGTTGTTGACTCATCATTGACTACCATGGTTCTAAACTTCAGACAATTAAATACTTCCTCGTGAAAACCATATCTTTTCTGTATGAAAAAAATAGGCCCTTTTGAGGATAATTTGATGACAATGGCAATGATGGGAAATAACCACGAACAAATTCCAACCATTACCAATAATGAAAAGATAATATCAAAAAGCCTCTTAAAAAGATAATTAGAATAATAATCCAGAGGATATTTGATCTGATTTAAAACAGGCTGTGTCTCAACATATCCCAAATCGTAAGAGAATAAGTCTGTTTGTGATATATTAGGAATCAGTGATATATGTACTTTATTGGCTTCTGCTAATCTGAAAATTTCAACTTCCGTTTTCGGACTGAACGTATTTTCCAAAGGCAGAAATAAAGTATGAATACCATTGTTTCTCCAAAAATACTGAAGTTCATCCATCTGGATTTCGTCAGGATTATATTCGAAAATTTGGTATCCGTAGTCTTTTCTTTCCTTTAAAATACTTTTTAGAATTTGGGTAGAGGTGTTCTCACTGAGAAACATCACATTTCTGTTATTGATTCCCAGAGATCTCAAATATTTGATTCCAAAATAAATAAAAGATTTTGTAATAAATATAAAGGAGAACAGGTACAAAGACAGCCACGACAATTCCGAACTGAAAAATTTATTATTACTTACTTTTCTTATCAGCAGTAAGCCCAGTACAAATAAGATAAAATGCGTTACAATACGTTCTATAAAAATAGTGTATGTAAGATTTCTCCGGATATTATAAATTTTGGTTCTTCCGCTTAATAAAACCCAAAAGGATATCAGCAAAAGCAAAGGGAACGAATTCTCATACCAGATATCCCTGTTGTGTAGTATATCCTGATTTCTGCTTAAAAAAAAGAATATGAAAACAGATGCAATAACCACGAGGTCAAGCAAAAGGATAATCGATTTTAAATATCTAGAGTATCGAATTCTCTGCATCTATCACTATATAAGGGATACGAGGAGCTAAGATAAACAATTTTTACGGGATATTGAGGTATTTATGCGTCTGAACAGAAGCCTGCCATTCAGGATTTTCTAAAATGAAATCTGTAATTTTAGGATACATCTCATCTCGCTTACTCCATTCACTTTGGAGGTATAGTTTACAGTCTTTTGAAACTTTAGCAGCTTGTTCTTGTGCAAATGAAAAATCATGGTTATTGAAAATAATAACTTTCAATTCACTCGCCTTTTCGTATACCTCTTCTTTAGGAAGTCCTGTTTTTTTTGGAGAAAGAGTGATCCAATCTAATTGGCCACTTACAGGATAGGCTCCTGAGGTTTCAATATGTATGGTACATCCCAGGTCTTTTAACCGGGATGTCAAAATATCTAAATTCCACATCAAAGGCTCACCACCAGTTAAAACAATTGTTTTACAATGTTTTGCTGCTGTTTCTGCAATTTCTTCCGCATTCATCAGTGGATGTAGGTCCGGGTTCCAGCTTTCCTTCACATCACACCAGTGGCATCCTACGTCACAGCCACCCAATCTTATAAAGTATGCTGCTTTTCCGGTGTGTGCCCCTTCTCCTTGTAAAGTGTAAAAATGCTCCATAACAGGGAGCATTTTACCTTCTTTTAATAAAATATCTTCTTCTTTGTTCATTTTAAAATTAGTCGTTGTAGACTGAAGTTTTATAAGCGATGATGGTGTTTTTCATCAACATAGCTCTAGTCATAGGACCGACTCCTCCTGGAACAGGGGTAATCCAGCCTGCTTTTGCAGCACAGCTGTCGAAATCTACATCACCTGCCAAATAATATCCTTTTGGAGAGTCATCGTCCACTCTTGTAATCCCTACATCTATAATTACTGCTCCGTCTTTGATCATTTCACCCTTTAAGAAGTGAGGATCTCCTAACGCCGTAATTACAATATCTGCTTTTTTTGTATATTCTTCAATGTCTTTGGTATAAGAGTGTGTAAGAGTAACGGTAGAGTTTCCCGGGAAGTCTTTTCTTCCCATCAAAATACTCATAGGTCTTCCTACAATTTTACTTCTTCCGATAATTACACAGTCTTTACCTTTTGTTTCAATATTATATCTTTCTAATAAGGTCAATATTCCAAATGGAGTAGCAGGTAAGAAAGTATCCATTTCCAATGCCATTTTCCCGAAGTTTTCAGGGTGGAAACCATCAACGTCTTTTCTTGGATCGATGGCGTTAATGATCTTTTCCTGATCGATCTGATCCGGTAAAGGTAACTGTACAATAAATCCGTCAACTGCTTTAGATTTGTTCAGTTCATCGATTTTTTCCAATAATTCTGACTCAGAAACCGTACTTGGAAATTTAATGAGACTAGATTGAAATCCTACCTCCTCGCAGTCTTTCACTTTAGCATTTACATAAGCCTTGCTTGCTCCATTGTTTCCAACAAGAATAGCAACCAGATGAGGTGCTCTTCTTTTGTTTGCAAGAATCTTTTCAACTTCAATCTTGATTTCTGCTTTTATTTCTTTGGATACTTTAAGTCCGTCAAGAATTTCTGCCATTTTTACTTTTTATTTTTATTAGATTTTTTCTGTTTCCTGGCGCTCAATGAAGGAATATCAACAGGGAATTATTTATTCCCTTTGTAATAATTGATTAATCCGTTTGTAGAGCTGTCGTGAGAGCTTATTTTTTCATTATTCTCTAGCTCAGGCAAGATCTTGTTGGCTAAAACCTTTCCAAGCTCTACTCCAAACTGATCGAAGCTGAATATGTTCCAGATTACTCCCTGTACAAAAATTTTATGTTCATACATTGCAATTAACTGGCCTAAAGAAAAAGGAGTTAATTCTTTGAATAATATTGAGTTAGTAGGTGTGTTTCCGTGGAAGACCTTGAAATTCAACAATCTGTCAATCTCTTCGTCGGATTTTCCTGAACTCCTTAATTCTGCCTCTACTTCCTCTTCATTTTTTCCAAAGGCAAGAGCTTCTGTCTGTGCAAAAAAGTTAGCCAATAATTTATCCTGATGATCAGAAACCTGGTTACTGCTTTTGGCATAAGCAATGAAATCTGCAGGGATTAATTCTGTACCCTGGTGAATCAACTGATAAAATGCATGCTGCCCGTTAGTTCCCGGTTCGCCCCAGATAATTGGCCCTGTCTCATATTCTACAAATTCCCCATTTCGGTCAACGCATTTTCCGTTGCTTTCCATATCACCTTGCTGTAAGTAAGCAGCAAATCTGTCAAGATACTGAGAATAAGGTAGTATGGCGTAGCTGGTTGCTGCATAAAAATTACGGTACCATATTCCTAAAAGACCCATCAGAACAGGGATGTTTTCTGCAAAATCAGCGGTCTGGAAATGTTGATCCGTATCAAACGCTCCCTTTAGTAACTGTTCAAAA from Chryseobacterium piperi encodes:
- the meaB gene encoding methylmalonyl Co-A mutase-associated GTPase MeaB, producing MKFSTEELIEGIQSGNKRLIAKAITLVESKKAEHRLQAEELLKRIMPFTGNSTRIGVTGVPGAGKSTFIENFGRLAIANDKKVAVLAIDPSSAINKGSILGDKTRMEELAKEENAFIRPSPSSGFLGGVANTTFETMMICEAAGYDYILIETVGVGQSEVLVADITDVFLFLKIIGGGDELQGIKRGIMEMVDIIFINKVDEVNLQKAKSTKLELKRALDFIPPKEKGWKVPVLLGSALQNEGLDGIYNTIDEFIALKKKAGSFEGVRIQQAEKRFEYWVQEYILALMKKKDSVEEAYLQHKKNASAMISNPSTEAKLFVEKFLSNEKDHN
- a CDS encoding DUF4251 domain-containing protein, whose protein sequence is MKKYISLIFVFGLLVFFQSCSSQNTVSSKITDALVNSQEFTFHAERANPTNYDVINIVNSMPNSTSTRIFQLDGTYTIELKNNVVNVTLPYFGRLFNPTYGNNDKNSYRFSSKDFTVNKSQNKKGNWIVKIKPNDVSNVSEIIIEVYKNSKAFTSIRSNDRQPITYDGYISKNETTP
- a CDS encoding M48 family metallopeptidase, with product MKITYLLGVGAMALSLAACTTNPITGRSSLQLANNSEILTMSSQEYRNTLSKSKIVTGTADAKRVVTVGSRIKNAAERYYQSIGRSADLANYNWEFNLIQSNELNAWAMPGGKVAVYTGILPVTKDDNGLAVVLGHEVSHALAGHGNERISQGMVAQYGGAILGGTITNAQWASVFQRVYPIGSQVALLKYGRNQESEADKMGLYLMSMAGYDPRAAIPFWSRMGSASSGGNRQPQFLSTHPNPETRISDIQRDLPKALEYYKAAGGKI
- a CDS encoding lipopolysaccharide assembly protein LapA domain-containing protein — its product is MKSISITGLVLLAVSALLFYLTTDFAVEQIKLSHIMGIMGGIGIGLIIGGMVGYLSKGSAMKEEQKRREFKQLQKEKEELEKQAVEIARRQFELDNQNKNQNPQI
- a CDS encoding outer membrane beta-barrel protein, yielding MKQIFSVALLGLSMFASAQISLAGKANLIFPTGSPSWRNISNTASATIENKGKNNVGFNIGLSVKASLPMAFFLMPELYYTTFKNEFTDPVSNTTFNVRSNRIDLPVLVGHKVLGDMLGVFIGPVASYNLSKEDTFNDFKENARDNFTVGYQFGAQLEIKKLLINARYEGAFSKDQRNFVNRVSGEEIRYDNRPNLFMVGLGYKF
- a CDS encoding ABC transporter ATP-binding protein, with product MIEVKDLKKSFGDVEVLKGISTSFDKGKVNLIIGQSGSGKTVFLKSLLNVYQPSSGEILFDGKDINTMTRDEKQHLRSEIGTVFQGSALFDSLTVEENIMFPLDMFTNLSFREKKKRVFEVIGRVHLDKANRKFPSEISGGMQKRVAIARAIVNNPKYLFCDEPNSGLDPYTSNVIDDLLLEITKEYNTTTIINTHDMNSVMTIGEKIVYLRLGIKEWEGNKDILITAGNKNLIDFVYSSELFKELRVYLLENNKTIENTITKLDENETNI
- a CDS encoding MlaE family ABC transporter permease, coding for MLRKFFTAVGEYMILLGKSMQKPQKMRVFWKLFMREINDLGVNSFGLVIFTSIFVGAVVAIQMFNNFDASSFPIPTSFVGYATKAVLVLEFSPTIISLILAGKVGSYIASSIGTMRVSEQIDALDIMGVNSPNFLILPKIIACVIFNPLLIAISIVFGIGGGYIAGMLTGNWTESDYITGIQMYMPNLFIYYAFIKTTVFAFVIATVPSYFGYFVKGGSLEVGRASTQAVVWTMVFIIISELILTQLILS
- a CDS encoding exopolysaccharide biosynthesis polyprenyl glycosylphosphotransferase, which codes for MQRIRYSRYLKSIILLLDLVVIASVFIFFFLSRNQDILHNRDIWYENSFPLLLLISFWVLLSGRTKIYNIRRNLTYTIFIERIVTHFILFVLGLLLIRKVSNNKFFSSELSWLSLYLFSFIFITKSFIYFGIKYLRSLGINNRNVMFLSENTSTQILKSILKERKDYGYQIFEYNPDEIQMDELQYFWRNNGIHTLFLPLENTFSPKTEVEIFRLAEANKVHISLIPNISQTDLFSYDLGYVETQPVLNQIKYPLDYYSNYLFKRLFDIIFSLLVMVGICSWLFPIIAIVIKLSSKGPIFFIQKRYGFHEEVFNCLKFRTMVVNDESTTKTTSQNDSRITEFGKFLRKTSLDEMPQFINVLKGEMSIVGPRPHMLAVDNYYKPKIGRYSLRSMVNPGITGLAQVSGLRGDLGDVEVQMKKRVLADAFYVRNWSFVLDLIIILKTILLMVGGDKKAK
- a CDS encoding 7-carboxy-7-deazaguanine synthase QueE, which produces MNKEEDILLKEGKMLPVMEHFYTLQGEGAHTGKAAYFIRLGGCDVGCHWCDVKESWNPDLHPLMNAEEIAETAAKHCKTIVLTGGEPLMWNLDILTSRLKDLGCTIHIETSGAYPVSGQLDWITLSPKKTGLPKEEVYEKASELKVIIFNNHDFSFAQEQAAKVSKDCKLYLQSEWSKRDEMYPKITDFILENPEWQASVQTHKYLNIP
- a CDS encoding bifunctional 5,10-methylenetetrahydrofolate dehydrogenase/5,10-methenyltetrahydrofolate cyclohydrolase; this encodes MAEILDGLKVSKEIKAEIKIEVEKILANKRRAPHLVAILVGNNGASKAYVNAKVKDCEEVGFQSSLIKFPSTVSESELLEKIDELNKSKAVDGFIVQLPLPDQIDQEKIINAIDPRKDVDGFHPENFGKMALEMDTFLPATPFGILTLLERYNIETKGKDCVIIGRSKIVGRPMSILMGRKDFPGNSTVTLTHSYTKDIEEYTKKADIVITALGDPHFLKGEMIKDGAVIIDVGITRVDDDSPKGYYLAGDVDFDSCAAKAGWITPVPGGVGPMTRAMLMKNTIIAYKTSVYND